Within the Sulfurospirillum barnesii SES-3 genome, the region TGGGACCCGTTGTTGATGTCGATTTTAATGGCTACCTTCCTAAAATCAATGAAGCAATTGAAGTAAATTATGAAGTTGAAGGCAAGAAACAACGTTTGATTCTTGAAGTAGCAGCACATTTAGGCGACAATCGTGTAAGAACAATTGCAATGGATATGAGTGAAGGTTTAACAAGAGGTATTGAAGTTAAAGCTTTAGGAAATCCTATTCAAGTCCCTGTAGGTGAAGAAGTTTTAGGACGTATTTTTAACGTTATTGGTGATGTTATTGATCAAGGTGAGCCTGTTTCTGGTAAAACAAAATGGTCGATTCACAGAGAACCGCCAAAGTTTGAAGAGCAAAGTACTAAATCTGAAATTTTTGAGACAGGTATTAAAGTTGTTGATCTTCTTGCACCTTATGCAAAAGGTGGTAAAGTTGGACTCTTCGGAGGTGCAGGTGTTGGTAAAACTGTTATTATTATGGAACTTATCCATAACGTTGCGTTTAAGCATAGTGGATACTCTGTATTTGCGGGTGTTGGTGAGCGAACACGTGAGGGAAATGACCTTTACCATGAGATGAAAGACTCTAATGTTTTGGACAAAGTTGCACTGTGCTATGGTCAAATGAGTGAGCCTCCAGGGGCAAGAAATAGAATTGCCCTTACAGGTCTTACAATGGCTGAATATTTCCGTGATGAAATGGGTCTTGACGTTTTAATGT harbors:
- the atpD gene encoding F0F1 ATP synthase subunit beta, producing the protein MNGLISQIMGPVVDVDFNGYLPKINEAIEVNYEVEGKKQRLILEVAAHLGDNRVRTIAMDMSEGLTRGIEVKALGNPIQVPVGEEVLGRIFNVIGDVIDQGEPVSGKTKWSIHREPPKFEEQSTKSEIFETGIKVVDLLAPYAKGGKVGLFGGAGVGKTVIIMELIHNVAFKHSGYSVFAGVGERTREGNDLYHEMKDSNVLDKVALCYGQMSEPPGARNRIALTGLTMAEYFRDEMGLDVLMFIDNIFRFSQSGAEMSALLGRIPSAVGYQPTLASEMGKFQERITSTKKGSITSVQAVYVPADDLTDPAPATVFAHLDATTVLNRAIAEKGIYPAVDPLDSSSRMLNPEILGAEHYSVSRGVQAVLQKYKDLQDIIAILGMDELSEEDKVTVDRARKIERFLSQPFFVAEVFTGSPGKYVTLEESIAGFKGILEGKYDDLPEAAFYMVGSIEEVIEKAAKLKS